In the genome of Siniperca chuatsi isolate FFG_IHB_CAS linkage group LG17, ASM2008510v1, whole genome shotgun sequence, one region contains:
- the LOC122864542 gene encoding zinc finger protein 2 homolog: MCKVQMLRALVKQRLTAAAEEIFGLFERTIAEYEEELRRSKEENERQRELLAAVFQPQLRLHRADVQQLSLRKEEVPPEQQDWSPSLDQDPEPPHIKEEQEELWTSQEGEQLRGLEEADITKFPFTPVPVKSEEDEEKPQSSQLHQSQTEQMETGADGEDCGGPGPARNSDPDTHLQPDTDVKTGEFSVAEIEVSCDDWEEPRDPQSGLNSLKNDKVSKSGMRCSTGKKPISCSDCGKKFGCKGNLKRHIRIHTGEKPFSCSVCGKSFNLKVNLKFHMRTHTGEKPFSCLVCGRVFAQGRYLSQHMAVHSEEKRYSCSVCDKRFTWGYQLKRHPCVGRPETVDSDGWKEKLFSCSECGKKFGSRGHLKRHIRVHTEEKPFSCSFCKKHFTRSDHMVRHMRIHTWEKPFSCSVCGKRFKQKATLQLHMRTHTGEKPFSCSVCSKSFTQAGSLTQHMSIHTGEKRYGCSVCDKRFTWYKDVKNHKCVRRRSSQLHQNQTEENREAEPPASSSAGQMETGADGEDCGGPGPARNSDPDTHLQPDTDDKTSDSSEPETEEKT; encoded by the exons atgtgtaaagtCCAGATGCTGAGAGCGCTGGTGAAGCAGCGACTAACTGCGGCTGCTGAGGAGATATTTGGGCTGTTTGAAAGGACGATAGCAGAGTACGAGGAGGAGCTTCGTCGTTCAAAAGAGGAGAACGAGCGACAGCGGGAGCTGCTGGCCGCTGTTTTCCAGCCTCAGCTTcggctgcacagagcag ACGTCCAGCAGCTGTCGCTGAGGAAAGAAGAGGTTCCCCctgagcagcaggactggagccccagtctggaccaggacccagagcccccacacattaaagaggagcaggaggagctctggaccagtcaggagggagagcagcttcgagggctggaggaggccgataTCACCAAGTTCCCATTCACTCCTgtccctgtgaagagtgaagaagatgaagagaaacctcagtcctcacagcttcatcaaagccaaactgaacagatggaaacaggagctgatggagaggactgtggaggaccaggaccagccaggaactctgatccagatacacatttacaacctgACACTGATGTCAAGACTGGAGAATTTTCAGTAGCTGAGATTGAAGTCAGTTGTGATGACTGGGAGGAGCCCAGAGAccctcagtcaggtttaaactcGCTGAAAAACGATAAAGTCTCTAAAAGTGGTATGAGATGTAGTACTGGCAAGAAACCAATTAGCTGCTCCGACTGCGGGAAAAAATTTGGTTGCAAGGGAAATCTAAAGAGACACATTAGAATAcatacaggagagaaaccatttagttgttcagtttgCGGTAAAAGTTTCAACCTGAAGGTGAATTTGAAGTTTCACATGAGAactcacacaggagagaaaccatttagttgcttAGTTTGCGGTAGAGTATTTGCACAAGGACGATATTTGAGTCAACACATGGCGGTTCACTCAGAGGAGAAAAGATacagctgcagtgtttgtgacaAACGATTCACTTGGGGTTATCAACTCAAAAGACACCCGTGTGTTGGTCGTCCTGAGACTGTGGACAGTGATGGTTGGAAGGAGAAACTATTTAGCTGCTCTGAGTGTGGGAAAAAGTTTGGCAGTAGGGGACATCTGAAGAGACACATTAGAGTACACACAGAAGAGAAACCATTCAGCTGCTCATTTTGTAAGAAACACTTCACGCGGAGTGACCACATGGTGagacacatgagaatccacacgtGGGAGAAACCCTTCAGCTGCTCAGTGTGTGGGAAAAGATTCAAACAGAAGGCCACTTTGCAGCTGCACATGAGAACTCACACGGGAGAGAAACCATTCAGTTGCTCGGTTTGTAGCAAAAGTTTCACACAAGCAGGAAGTCTGACTCAGCACATGAGcatccacacaggagagaaacggTACGGCTGCAGCGTTTGTGACAAAAGATTCACTTGGTATAAAGACGTCAAAAACCACAAGTGTGTCAGGCGTCggtcctcacagcttcatcaaaaccaaactgaggagaacagagaggcagagcctccagccagcagctcagctggacagatggaaacaggagctgatggagaggactgtggaggaccaggaccagccaggaactcagatccagatacacatttacaacctgACACTGATGACAAGACGTCAGACTCTTCTGAACCTGAGACTGAAGAAAAGACTTAG